The Litchfieldia alkalitelluris genome has a window encoding:
- a CDS encoding S8 family peptidase, producing the protein MKKMKLVSSILLSFVLVFSMFFFNTSTEAKGNSIKKDYLIGFSSKITQTQKSKIKSLGGSVKHEYKFMNVAHVTLPESAAYALSKTPNVAFVEENQIAYAIGQTVPWGIPHIKADTVQSTGVTGSGVKVAILDTGIDATHEDLNVAGGASFVSGEPDALTDGNGHGTHVAGTVAGLNNTLGVLGVAPSASLYAVKVLGADGSGTYAGIAQGIEWAVENGMDVINMSLGGSQGSTALEQAVDNAYNSGVVVVAAAGNSGSRGKRNTIGYPAKYSSVIAVGAVDSSNNRASFSSVGSELEVMAPGVNILSSVPGNGYDSYNGTSMASPHVAGAAALILAKHPSLTNVQVRERLRNTATYLGDSFYYGSGVINVEAAIK; encoded by the coding sequence TTGAAGAAAATGAAATTAGTAAGTAGTATTTTGCTAAGTTTTGTGCTTGTTTTTTCAATGTTCTTCTTTAACACCTCAACAGAAGCAAAAGGAAATTCGATTAAAAAAGACTACCTAATTGGCTTTTCCAGCAAAATCACTCAAACTCAAAAATCTAAAATTAAGTCACTTGGCGGAAGCGTAAAGCATGAATATAAATTCATGAATGTTGCTCATGTTACCCTTCCAGAAAGTGCTGCCTATGCTCTTTCTAAAACACCTAATGTAGCATTTGTGGAAGAAAATCAAATAGCCTATGCAATTGGTCAGACTGTTCCATGGGGAATTCCTCATATTAAAGCAGATACTGTTCAATCAACTGGTGTTACAGGTTCTGGCGTAAAAGTAGCAATTCTGGATACAGGAATTGATGCTACTCACGAAGATCTAAATGTGGCTGGAGGTGCAAGTTTCGTTTCAGGTGAACCAGATGCTCTAACTGATGGAAACGGGCATGGTACCCATGTTGCTGGAACCGTTGCTGGTCTTAATAATACACTTGGTGTGTTAGGGGTAGCTCCAAGCGCATCTCTTTATGCAGTAAAAGTATTAGGTGCTGATGGATCTGGTACATATGCTGGAATTGCTCAAGGTATTGAGTGGGCTGTAGAAAACGGTATGGATGTTATAAATATGAGTTTAGGTGGATCTCAAGGCTCTACTGCTCTTGAGCAAGCTGTTGATAATGCATATAATAGTGGTGTTGTCGTTGTTGCAGCTGCAGGGAATAGTGGCTCTAGAGGAAAGCGAAACACCATTGGATATCCAGCTAAATACAGTTCTGTTATTGCGGTTGGTGCTGTTGATAGTAGTAACAATCGTGCATCATTTTCAAGTGTTGGAAGTGAGTTAGAAGTGATGGCTCCTGGAGTAAACATCTTAAGCTCGGTTCCTGGGAATGGGTATGATTCCTATAACGGAACTTCGATGGCATCACCACATGTAGCAGGGGCTGCTGCTCTTATTCTAGCAAAGCACCCTTCATTAACTAATGTACAAGTGCGCGAAAGATTACGAAATACTGCGACCTATCTGGGTGATTCTTTCTATTATGGAAGTGGAGTCATTAATGTAGAAGCTGCTATAAAGTAA
- the hxlB gene encoding 6-phospho-3-hexuloisomerase → MNTSQYLTKIIEELTESVGRISHEDAIQLVEKILSAKKVFVAGAGRSGFMVKSLAMRLTHMGIDANVVGETTTPGMTKTDLLIIASGSGETKTLVAVAEKAKSIGGSVAIVTLAPESTIAKLSDSIVRLSGARKDEAENTQTIQPMGSLFEQTLLLFFDSIILAIMEKRDLNSTNMYGRHANLE, encoded by the coding sequence ATGAATACATCTCAATACTTAACGAAAATAATTGAAGAACTCACCGAATCTGTAGGTAGGATTAGTCATGAAGATGCAATTCAACTAGTTGAAAAAATTTTATCAGCCAAAAAAGTATTTGTAGCAGGTGCAGGGCGTTCTGGTTTTATGGTTAAATCCTTAGCAATGCGTTTAACGCATATGGGAATCGATGCAAATGTGGTCGGTGAAACGACAACACCAGGTATGACAAAAACTGATTTATTAATCATTGCTTCTGGCTCAGGAGAAACAAAAACTTTGGTAGCTGTGGCTGAAAAAGCAAAGTCAATTGGTGGTTCTGTTGCAATTGTGACATTAGCACCTGAATCGACCATTGCGAAGTTATCTGATAGTATTGTAAGACTTTCAGGAGCACGAAAAGACGAGGCGGAAAATACTCAAACCATTCAACCAATGGGTTCACTCTTTGAACAAACTTTGTTACTATTCTTTGATTCAATTATTTTAGCAATTATGGAAAAACGAGATTTAAATTCAACAAACATGTATGGAAGACATGCGAATTTAGAATAG
- the hxlA gene encoding 3-hexulose-6-phosphate synthase: protein MKLQLALDLVNIEEAKAVVREVEEFIDVVEIGTPVVINEGLRAVKELKEAFPSLTVLADLKIMDAGAYEVMKASEAGASIITVLGATDDSTIKGAVEEAKKHGSEILVDMINVKNLEERAREIDALGVDYICVHTGYDLQAEGQNPFEQLQTIKRVVKNAKTAVAGGIKLNTLPEVVAAGPDLVIVGGGITGQEDKQAVASKMKQLISERTAV, encoded by the coding sequence TTGAAATTACAATTGGCACTAGATTTGGTAAACATAGAAGAAGCAAAAGCAGTGGTGAGAGAGGTTGAAGAGTTTATTGATGTGGTGGAAATTGGTACACCTGTCGTAATTAATGAAGGTCTTCGCGCTGTAAAGGAATTAAAAGAAGCATTCCCATCGTTAACTGTTTTAGCAGACTTAAAAATTATGGATGCAGGTGCTTATGAAGTAATGAAGGCTTCAGAAGCAGGTGCATCAATTATTACAGTTCTAGGTGCTACTGACGATTCAACAATTAAAGGTGCCGTAGAAGAAGCGAAAAAGCATGGATCAGAAATTCTTGTCGACATGATTAATGTTAAAAATCTTGAAGAACGTGCACGTGAAATTGACGCTTTAGGTGTTGATTATATTTGTGTCCACACAGGATATGATCTTCAAGCGGAGGGACAAAATCCATTTGAGCAACTTCAAACGATTAAACGTGTGGTGAAAAATGCAAAAACTGCTGTTGCTGGTGGAATTAAATTAAATACTCTTCCAGAAGTTGTTGCTGCTGGACCGGACCTTGTTATTGTGGGTGGAGGAATTACTGGGCAAGAAGATAAGCAGGCTGTTGCTAGTAAAATGAAACAACTAATCAGTGAAAGAACTGCTGTGTAA
- a CDS encoding helix-turn-helix domain-containing protein, with protein sequence MNIGNRIKMARIHQNMTQAKLSKGIISISYLSKIEHGLTTASREVLEMLCERLGLPLSEEQEVELIKELKSWYQQIVQKNSEEASSLYKKYKNAFRENSDSIAFIYFCLFEIRYLFTVGEMEKAKVQLLKLELIQELLDRDMNYYYQKFLGLYNYLTGQYTLAKEHYQLAERLLVNSIQYEKWEEANLYYSMGLTYSQTNNPTLTISYTKKALVIYQSLYDLKRCAECHILHGIGYVKTEEFSLAEDSYRTASKLAYQMDDIYLKGLIHHNLGYLLSLQERTTEAIKEFESSLEYKETGNLIGRLKTILSLTNEYYLIGNVDKSKEWIREAKELLSQFDQHDKPIEYDIHFTLYDYLTTGQFEEYEITFKKAGMTYFKKFEMNYYLSYYSEILAKHYESVFKYKQACYYYAISTNALKKQNYIY encoded by the coding sequence ATGAATATAGGAAACAGGATAAAAATGGCAAGAATACACCAAAACATGACACAGGCTAAACTGTCTAAAGGTATTATTTCAATTTCTTATCTATCTAAAATAGAACATGGCCTAACAACTGCGAGTAGAGAAGTTCTTGAAATGTTATGTGAACGATTAGGATTGCCGCTTTCAGAGGAGCAGGAAGTTGAACTTATCAAGGAATTGAAAAGTTGGTATCAGCAGATTGTGCAAAAAAACTCTGAAGAGGCTTCCAGTTTATACAAAAAGTATAAAAATGCTTTTAGGGAAAATAGCGATTCTATAGCATTTATCTATTTTTGTTTATTTGAAATTCGTTATTTATTTACGGTTGGCGAAATGGAAAAAGCAAAAGTACAGCTTCTAAAACTAGAGTTAATTCAAGAATTATTAGACCGAGATATGAATTATTATTATCAAAAATTCCTTGGTCTCTACAACTATCTGACAGGACAGTATACTTTAGCTAAAGAACATTACCAGCTTGCTGAGAGATTACTTGTAAACAGTATTCAATATGAAAAGTGGGAAGAAGCTAATCTATATTATTCGATGGGTTTAACCTATAGCCAAACGAATAATCCAACACTAACGATCAGTTATACGAAAAAGGCCTTGGTTATATATCAATCATTATATGACCTAAAGCGATGCGCTGAATGTCATATATTACATGGTATTGGTTATGTGAAAACAGAAGAATTCAGTCTAGCTGAAGATAGTTATCGGACTGCAAGTAAATTAGCATATCAAATGGATGATATTTACCTTAAAGGACTTATACATCATAACCTTGGATATTTATTATCATTACAAGAAAGAACAACTGAAGCCATTAAGGAGTTTGAAAGTAGTCTAGAATATAAGGAAACTGGTAATTTAATAGGCCGGTTAAAAACAATCCTTTCTTTGACTAACGAGTATTATCTAATAGGAAATGTTGATAAAAGCAAAGAGTGGATAAGGGAAGCAAAAGAATTATTATCTCAATTTGATCAACATGATAAGCCGATAGAATATGATATTCATTTTACTTTATATGATTATTTGACAACTGGGCAATTTGAGGAATATGAGATAACCTTCAAAAAAGCAGGTATGACATATTTTAAAAAATTTGAAATGAATTATTATTTATCTTATTATTCTGAGATTCTGGCAAAGCACTATGAATCTGTCTTTAAATATAAACAGGCATGTTACTATTATGCTATATCAACCAATGCATTAAAAAAACAAAACTATATCTATTAG
- a CDS encoding TrkH family potassium uptake protein — MRKLGSIRISRELIRINPAQTLSIGFLGLILLGTLLLMLPFATKDRHHLSFIDALFEATSAVCVTGLVVVDTATTFTTFGQIVLMVLIQIGGLGFMTIGILIALFLGKNIGLKGRLMIQESLNQLSLEGMVRLVKFVLIFTFLMEGIGALILALRWWPELGLGRALFYGIFHSVSAFNNAGFDLMGDFRSLTSYVGDFTIIVTLSSLFIIGGIGYTVVLDILKKKSFKKLSLHTKLVLWVTLLLNVAGTILILCLEYNNPGTLGGMSLKEKILGAYFHGVVPRTAGFNTLNMGELTLSSQFVTMLFMFIGGGSGGTAGGIKVTTFVIILLAVWTMIRGREEVNTMGRRIPKDIIFRAFSITVYSISVIFFVLFLLTITETAPLNVLLFEVISAFGTVGMSLGLTPELSVAGKFIITVLMFIGRVGPLTLAFALARANRKLPYKYVEEKIMIG, encoded by the coding sequence ATGAGGAAATTAGGCAGCATCCGAATATCTCGCGAATTAATACGAATCAATCCCGCTCAAACATTATCTATTGGATTTTTAGGGTTAATTTTATTAGGGACATTATTACTAATGTTACCTTTTGCTACAAAGGACCGCCATCATTTGTCATTTATTGATGCACTATTTGAGGCAACTTCTGCGGTATGTGTGACAGGTTTGGTGGTTGTAGATACAGCAACAACCTTTACCACTTTTGGTCAAATTGTGTTAATGGTTTTGATTCAAATTGGTGGTCTCGGTTTTATGACAATCGGAATCCTAATCGCCCTTTTCCTAGGAAAAAATATTGGTTTAAAGGGTCGACTGATGATACAGGAATCTTTAAATCAGCTATCATTAGAAGGAATGGTAAGGCTTGTTAAGTTTGTACTTATCTTCACGTTTTTAATGGAAGGAATCGGAGCGTTAATTTTAGCTTTACGATGGTGGCCAGAGCTAGGATTAGGTCGAGCTCTATTTTATGGAATTTTCCACTCGGTATCTGCTTTTAATAATGCTGGTTTTGATCTTATGGGAGATTTCAGAAGTCTCACTAGTTATGTCGGAGACTTCACCATTATTGTTACTCTTAGTTCTTTATTCATCATAGGAGGTATCGGTTATACAGTTGTATTAGATATACTAAAGAAAAAATCATTTAAGAAACTTTCATTGCATACTAAATTGGTACTTTGGGTTACACTTCTGCTGAATGTAGCAGGTACCATTTTGATTTTGTGTTTAGAGTACAACAATCCTGGTACATTAGGTGGAATGTCACTCAAAGAAAAAATCTTAGGTGCTTATTTTCATGGAGTCGTTCCTAGAACAGCTGGATTCAATACGTTAAATATGGGCGAACTCACATTAAGTTCGCAATTTGTTACGATGTTATTTATGTTTATTGGTGGCGGTTCTGGTGGGACTGCGGGTGGAATTAAAGTAACTACCTTTGTAATCATTCTTCTTGCTGTATGGACTATGATTAGAGGACGTGAAGAAGTAAATACTATGGGCCGCAGGATTCCAAAAGACATCATTTTTCGAGCATTTTCAATTACTGTATATTCCATCAGTGTAATATTTTTCGTTTTATTTCTTTTAACCATCACTGAAACAGCACCATTAAATGTGCTTTTATTTGAAGTAATTTCAGCCTTCGGTACGGTTGGGATGTCCCTAGGATTAACTCCTGAGCTAAGTGTAGCTGGAAAATTCATCATCACAGTGTTAATGTTTATAGGCCGAGTCGGTCCGCTTACACTTGCGTTTGCCTTAGCTAGAGCTAATAGGAAATTACCTTATAAGTATGTAGAGGAAAAAATTATGATAGGGTAG
- a CDS encoding winged helix-turn-helix transcriptional regulator: MSRIDAKVFNCEKELTLHVIGGKWKMLIMWHLGKEGTKRFSELKTMIPDITQKMLANQLRELEEDLIIHREVYPIVPPKVEYSLTEHGESLMPILEKMYNWGKHYRENVLVDDSPEIKLASK; encoded by the coding sequence ATGAGTCGTATAGATGCAAAGGTATTTAATTGTGAAAAAGAACTTACTCTTCATGTGATTGGCGGAAAATGGAAAATGCTGATCATGTGGCATCTCGGGAAAGAAGGAACCAAAAGATTTAGTGAGTTAAAAACAATGATTCCAGATATCACTCAAAAAATGCTAGCGAATCAATTGCGGGAATTAGAAGAAGATTTAATTATCCATCGTGAGGTTTATCCTATCGTACCACCAAAGGTAGAATATTCATTAACAGAACACGGCGAAAGCCTTATGCCTATCTTAGAAAAAATGTACAACTGGGGGAAACATTATCGAGAAAATGTACTTGTAGATGATTCTCCTGAAATTAAACTAGCTTCGAAGTAA
- a CDS encoding DUF2188 domain-containing protein, whose product MSILIKSNNLNGKVFLLVWTKNNYPEAMKNLTENIRNKAIEISNTLLEEGYEEGRAIAIGISQAEKMDDSFRVMYHIIPQDGEWAIKKENASHASHVFSTKEKALEKGQYYAKTKNAQLTIHRQDGTIEKVQNTGS is encoded by the coding sequence ATGTCAATCTTAATCAAAAGCAATAATTTAAATGGGAAGGTGTTTTTATTGGTATGGACTAAAAATAATTACCCAGAAGCAATGAAAAACTTAACTGAAAATATCAGAAATAAAGCAATTGAAATATCAAATACCTTATTAGAAGAGGGATATGAAGAAGGTAGGGCAATTGCTATTGGCATTTCACAGGCAGAAAAAATGGATGATTCTTTCCGTGTAATGTATCATATTATTCCACAAGATGGTGAATGGGCGATAAAAAAAGAAAATGCTTCACATGCTTCACATGTTTTCTCAACAAAAGAAAAAGCATTAGAAAAAGGACAGTATTATGCAAAGACGAAAAATGCGCAACTAACTATTCACCGCCAAGACGGAACAATTGAAAAAGTACAAAATACTGGGAGTTGA
- a CDS encoding CBO0543 family protein — MINAIYASIWLFSLYKWGDWKNWKNYYSTILFFILGDFIYLYLLSDIYPMWKYEPYHIDGTMGITNTHVSLSIMAIKYPATVLIYLYHFPENNWKKQFGYLLLWVGLYSINEIIDLYYGVINYYNGWNFWWSIIMNIIIFSTLRIHYHNPILAWLMSIAFILCLWHIFNVPSTVFR; from the coding sequence ATGATAAATGCAATCTATGCTTCAATATGGTTATTCTCTTTATATAAATGGGGAGATTGGAAAAACTGGAAGAACTATTATTCAACCATCCTTTTCTTTATCCTAGGAGATTTTATTTATCTCTACCTGTTGTCGGATATTTATCCAATGTGGAAATACGAACCGTACCATATTGATGGGACTATGGGAATTACCAATACCCATGTTTCTTTATCTATTATGGCGATCAAATATCCTGCTACAGTTCTTATTTATTTATATCATTTTCCTGAGAACAATTGGAAAAAACAGTTTGGTTATCTATTACTTTGGGTCGGTCTGTATAGTATTAATGAGATTATTGATCTTTACTATGGTGTAATTAATTACTATAACGGGTGGAATTTTTGGTGGTCAATCATCATGAATATTATTATCTTCTCGACTTTGAGGATTCATTATCATAATCCGATTCTAGCTTGGTTAATGTCAATAGCGTTTATATTATGTTTATGGCATATTTTTAATGTTCCTTCAACTGTGTTCCGATAA
- a CDS encoding DUF2383 domain-containing protein — MSKDIVIEELNTLLRGQHMGIRSFEHYIQNLTDEEIKKQFQQMQIEIKHNAERVAERIQNLGGVPADDEGVSGSIHSFMHKFMISDQTEGIVKDAIKGEDLYGVHYSEELVKGDLDHESMRIVENVLDVNRRHVEQLNQILH; from the coding sequence ATGTCTAAAGATATCGTGATTGAAGAACTTAATACATTACTGAGAGGTCAGCACATGGGAATTCGTTCGTTTGAACATTATATTCAGAATCTAACTGATGAAGAAATTAAGAAGCAGTTTCAGCAAATGCAAATAGAAATAAAGCATAATGCAGAGAGAGTCGCTGAAAGAATTCAAAATCTAGGTGGTGTTCCTGCCGACGATGAAGGAGTATCCGGATCAATACATAGTTTTATGCATAAATTTATGATATCAGATCAAACTGAAGGAATTGTTAAAGATGCTATAAAGGGAGAGGATCTTTATGGTGTTCATTATTCTGAGGAGCTTGTTAAAGGCGATCTAGATCATGAAAGTATGCGGATTGTTGAAAACGTACTAGATGTTAATCGAAGACATGTCGAACAGTTAAACCAAATTCTCCATTAG
- the gntK gene encoding gluconokinase, with protein sequence MSKYMLGVDIGTTSTKAVLFTKKGIVMSQHSVEYPLHTPVLGAAEQDPDEILTAVITSIKESVAKAGIEKDELSFISFSAAMHSLIAIDQQGLPLTRSITWADQRSEKWTTKIKEEMNGHEIYMRTGTPIHPMSPLSKLVWLKNEHPDLFKKAAKFISIKEYVFHALFGRYIVDYSIASATGLFNLKKLDWDEEALLITGITSDKLSKIVPTTEIITGLNSDMAENLGVRRGVPFIVGANDGVLSNLGINAVEPGVVALTIGTSGAIRTVIDQPITDSKGRTFCYALTEKLWVIGGPVNNGGMILRWLRDELAREETEHAKKLGIDPYDIITEKISKVKPGADGLIFHPYLTGERAPIWDGNARGSFFGLGIHHKKEHMLRAVLEGINLNLYTVLLALEEIIGVPRKILATGGFARSKVWRQMLSNIFNQEVCFPENVEGSCLGAAVLGLYALGEIESFEMTKDIVGTTTTQTPDLHEVKIYQELTPIFIRLSQIFHKEYKEIVSFQKKYQGEFH encoded by the coding sequence ATGTCTAAATACATGCTAGGTGTGGATATCGGAACAACGAGCACAAAGGCAGTTCTGTTTACGAAAAAGGGCATAGTTATGAGTCAACACTCAGTTGAATATCCCCTACATACACCTGTACTTGGAGCAGCAGAGCAAGACCCGGATGAGATTTTAACAGCTGTTATCACTTCGATTAAGGAATCAGTTGCAAAAGCAGGAATTGAAAAAGATGAATTATCCTTTATTTCTTTTAGTGCTGCGATGCATAGTTTAATTGCAATTGATCAACAAGGGTTACCTTTAACGAGAAGTATCACTTGGGCTGATCAAAGAAGTGAAAAATGGACAACAAAGATTAAAGAAGAGATGAATGGACATGAAATTTACATGCGGACTGGGACACCAATTCATCCAATGTCACCATTATCAAAATTAGTATGGTTAAAAAACGAACATCCTGATCTTTTCAAAAAAGCAGCAAAATTTATTTCAATTAAGGAATATGTTTTTCATGCACTGTTCGGAAGGTACATTGTAGATTATTCAATTGCTTCTGCCACTGGTTTATTCAATTTAAAAAAATTAGATTGGGATGAAGAAGCATTATTAATTACTGGAATTACCTCAGATAAACTTTCAAAAATTGTACCAACAACCGAAATTATTACAGGTTTAAATTCAGATATGGCAGAAAACCTCGGAGTTCGAAGGGGAGTCCCATTTATTGTTGGTGCAAACGATGGAGTGTTATCTAATCTGGGAATAAATGCTGTTGAACCGGGAGTTGTTGCACTAACAATTGGAACAAGTGGTGCAATTCGCACAGTTATAGATCAGCCAATTACAGATTCGAAAGGAAGAACATTTTGTTACGCTTTAACTGAGAAGCTCTGGGTTATTGGTGGTCCAGTCAATAATGGTGGAATGATTTTACGCTGGCTTCGAGATGAACTAGCCAGAGAAGAAACTGAGCACGCAAAAAAGCTTGGGATAGATCCGTATGATATCATTACTGAGAAAATATCAAAGGTGAAGCCTGGAGCGGACGGGCTAATTTTTCACCCATACTTAACAGGGGAAAGAGCACCGATTTGGGATGGAAATGCCAGAGGTTCTTTTTTTGGTTTAGGAATCCATCACAAAAAAGAACATATGTTACGTGCCGTTCTAGAAGGGATAAATTTAAACCTTTATACTGTTTTATTAGCATTAGAAGAAATCATTGGTGTACCTAGGAAGATTCTTGCTACAGGTGGCTTTGCTAGATCCAAAGTTTGGAGACAAATGCTTTCTAATATTTTTAACCAGGAGGTTTGTTTTCCTGAAAATGTCGAAGGTTCCTGCTTAGGTGCTGCTGTTTTAGGACTTTACGCTCTTGGTGAAATCGAATCATTTGAAATGACAAAAGATATTGTTGGTACTACAACAACCCAAACACCAGATTTACACGAAGTGAAGATTTATCAAGAACTAACGCCCATTTTTATTCGTTTGTCCCAAATATTTCATAAGGAATATAAAGAAATAGTTAGTTTTCAAAAGAAATATCAAGGTGAATTTCACTGA